The proteins below are encoded in one region of Helicoverpa armigera isolate CAAS_96S chromosome 11, ASM3070526v1, whole genome shotgun sequence:
- the LOC110371978 gene encoding U3 small nucleolar RNA-associated protein 6 homolog, producing MAEQVNQRIEDMINELEQMRRTQLFDDEEIKEISRKRKEFEYHIQRRVKQKEDFVQYIAYELALLEDIALRRRSANLGEKKKDIEYAIAKRLNKVFKQFIYRFQNDIEIYFEYIKFCRSVGFEYAISGIIGQMLQIHGDKPKVWQLASKWESKEQNNLDNARNFLLKGIQRHPDSEVLYLELFDIELITFTFKTETDEDKEKQIKRADVIWRNGAKTIQNVKFLFSIFDLCAKYEMKDPFVDDIKKEIWSRRDSKDVWSYIASKELNGCHWEEIEEYADEDPAFSKEVNYFIGIYEEALQKFPDEALCTKYIHELLGANENVCSDHQRIKAVKHAWNYGNENGLLSNDMFAFGIEILKLENETSNDELMQILDSAAKRNPKLRSVWEEKILLSKPDEKKMLSVLQDAVKGLKSDDLLHLYNLVLDNVQSDTALKNLYKKFQNCENAVLLAIKPKLLQKMYEKSGIKAARDLYEDLVRTPPTQIDVHKNMIDIEMAQDKPNAKSIRKCYECAVQHHGTDNVDIWMKYMVFETENNPQATPAIYRRAVSTLKKELVDDFIKAQTLAKIK from the exons atggCGGAACAAGTAAATCAAAGAATCGAGGATATGATCAATGAGTTGGAGCAGATGCGGAGAACACAATTATTTGACGACGAAGAAATTAA AGAAATatcaagaaaaagaaaagaatttgAATACCATATACAGCGGAGAGTGAAACAAAAGGAGGATTTTGTACAATACATAGCTTATGAACTAGCTTTGTTAGAAGATATAGCACTAAGAAGAAGGAGTGCTAACCTGGGAGAAAAGAAGAAAGACATAGAGTATGCCATAGCCAAGAGACTGAACAAAGTGTTCAAACAGTTTATATACCGGTTCCAGAATGATATTGAAATATACTTTGAGTACATCAAGTTTTGCAGGAGTGTTGGATTTGAATATGCTATTTCTGGGATTATTGGGCAAATGTTACAG ATACATGGAGACAAACCAAAAGTATGGCAGTTAGCTAGCAAATGGGAGAGCAAGGAGCAGAACAATCTGGATAATGCTAGAAACTTCTTACTGAAAGGAATACAGAGACATCCGGATTCTGAAGTGTTGTACTTGGAGCTGTTTGATATCGAACTCATTACTTTCACGTTTAAAACTGAGACTGATGaagataaa gaaaaacaaataaaaagagcAGACGTCATTTGGAGAAATGGAGCTAAAACCATTCAAAATGTGAAATTCCTATTCAGTATTTTTGATCTATGTGCAAAATACGAAATGAAAGACCCATTTGTTGATGATATCAAAAAGGAAATCTGGTCCAGGAGGGATAGCAAAGATGTATGGTCTTACATAGCCTCCAAGGAGTTAAAT GGTTGCCATTGGGAAGAAATTGAAGAATATGCAGATGAAGATCCAGCTTTTTCAAAAGAAGTTAACTATTTTATTGGAATTTATGAAGAGGCACTGCAAAag ttCCCAGATGAAGCTCTATGCACAAAATACATCCATGAGTTGCTAGGTGCTAACGAGAATGTATGCAGTGACCACCAGAGAATAAAAGCAGTCAAACACGCTTGGAACTATGGTAACGAAAATGGACTGCTCTCAAATGACATGTTTGCCTTTGGAATTGAAATTTTGAAGCTGGAAAATGAAACATCTAATGATGAATTGATGCAG ATACTAGATTCAGCAGCAAAAAGGAACCCTAAACTCAGGAGTGTCTGGGAAGAAAAAATACTCCTGAGTAAGCCAGATGAAAAGAAAATGTTGTCTGTTCTACAAGATGCTGTGAAAGGATTGAAATCAGATGATTTGTTACATCTCTATAACTTAGTTCTCGATAATGTACAATCTGACACTGCA CTAAAGAATCTATACAAAAAGTTCCAGAACTGTGAGAATGCTGTTTTGTTAGCAATCAAACCTAAACTTCTCCagaaaatgtatgaaaagagtGGCATAAAGGCTGCAAGAGATTTGTATGAAGACTTAGTCAGAACCCCACCCACTCAGATTGATGTTCACAAGAATATGATTGACATAGAGATGGCTCAGGATAAGCCAAATGCTAAGAGTATTAGGAAATGTTATGAATGTGCAGTCCAGCATCATGGTACTGACAATGTGGACATCTGGATGAAGTACATGGTGTTTGAAACAGAAAACAACCCTCAAGCTACTCCTGCCATCTACAGACGAGCAGTAAGCACGTTGAAGAAAGAACTTGTTGATGACTTTATAAAAGCACAGACTctagccaaaataaaataa
- the LOC110371977 gene encoding mitochondrial carrier homolog 2 has protein sequence MDEIEKEKIAALPSQLLVTTVCHPMEYAKVLIQLGYEPLPPRRSTTLFGRPAMILPNVFQYIKFIKTSDGFFGCYRGLSARVLGLIASSQLTSKVIYAMGIDLPEINDPPNIVTDEEPKVEDYIKLGRRDMIMHTASVIVSYPFHVVSVRMMASFIGKEEDYSSLIGAVVTIYRDDGIRGFFHGIIPKLLGDLTCVAVTGVLAYYVNKYLVKTKDLRYYTVPLLTFVTSTITYPLVVVSTCMAVAGCSLKAGNPPAMPKYPSWQACWRDLLRNKQHKRGSSLIFRYYIAPIAAMQ, from the coding sequence ATGGACGAAATTGAAAAAGAGAAAATAGCGGCACTGCCATCACAATTGCTTGTAACTACAGTATGCCATCCCATGGAATATGCGAAAGTGCTCATACAACTTGGTTACGAGCCCCTGCCGCCACGCCGGTCCACGACATTATTTGGACGCCCTGCCATGATATTACCTAACGTTTTCCAATACATCAAGTTTATCAAGACATCAGATGGATTCTTTGGCTGCTACAGAGGCCTCTCGGCGAGAGTGCTCGGGCTGATTGCATCCAGTCAGCTCACTTCGAAGGTAATCTACGCGATGGGTATCGACCTGCCCGAAATCAATGATCCTCCTAATATCGTCACTGATGAGGAGCCTAAGGTTGAAGACTATATAAAGCTGGGCCGTCGGGATATGATAATGCACACTGCTTCTGTCATCGTGTCCTATCCATTCCATGTTGTATCTGTCAGGATGATGGCCTCATTTATTGGCAAGGAGGAAGATTACAGCTCTTTGATAGGTGCAGTCGTAACTATCTACAGAGATGATGGAATACGCGGGTTCTTCCACGGAATTATACCCAAGCTGCTTGGAGATTTAACTTGTGTCGCTGTGACTGGTGTGTTGGCATATTATGTGAACAAATACCTGGTCAAAACTAAAGATCTACGATACTACACAGTACCACTGCTCACTTTTGTGACTAGCACTATTACTTATCCTTTGGTTGTGGTGTCTACTTGCATGGCTGTTGCGGGCTGCAGCCTGAAGGCAGGCAACCCGCCTGCAATGCCCAAGTACCCATCTTGGCAAGCTTGCTGGAGGGACTTGCTGAGAAACAAGCAACACAAGCGAGGTTCCTCCCTAATCTTTAGGTACTACATTGCTCCTATTGCAGCCATGCAGTAG